One Bythopirellula goksoeyrii genomic window, GTGCAGCACTGCGGGCAAACACACTTCGCATCCTTCTGGAAGTTGAACAGGACTAGGCAGCACGAATTGTAGATTAGGGGGGAGAGACTCGATGCAACGCCCGTTGCCAGAGTACGTACAGATTTCATGGTGCCAGAAAGTGGTTCTGTTGTGTCTGTTGGTAGTCGCCCATCCTGGGGCGGCCCAAGCAAACAGCGGCTCTTCGCTTATTGACCCCTTTGAAGATTCGCCGACGATGGGTTCGAGCGTTCCGCAGCAGAACCTCCTCTGGCAATCCACGGTCAAGGGCTACCTGGCCGACCCGGCATTTCGAAGTAAGCCAGCTGAAGCCCAGCGCGTGCGAACTTCCGTAAATACCAATCTATCAAGACCTGCGGTGCAGCCAGAAAAACCATCGGCAGCACCAGCATCTCCCTCGCCGTTTCATAAGTGGATCTCTCCTCGCTCTACAACTCCGACAAGAACGAAAGCGGCTCCCCCCCAAGAATCAACTCAATCAGTCGATGAATCAACTCCAGATCTAGCTTCCGAATCTTCTGATCAAACGGAGGACGTAGCGACGCCAGACCGCACGGCCGACGGGCCAGTCTTCATCACACCTCGCACGAGCGAACCTGAAATTGCCCGCCGCTCGAATCCCGCTTCACGTGGAGGAGGCCGACGGCTGAGGGAGATGTTCGACATTGACCAGCCTAATTCCGTTGAGCCACTGCCGAGCAAGAGCGATGAAGTTGAAGAAGTCGAAGAGGACGCCACAGCACTAAGCGAATATCCAACTCCGATCCAGGAACCAGAAGCGGAAGAAGAGGAAGTTGTTGAAGTACAGCTTCCTCCTCTCACCAGTAGTCAAAAGGCCCTCCGCTCCCATGTCCGACGCGTACTCAAATATTACTACGACCACCCAATGAACACGCGTGATCGCAGCCCCTGGGAACTGATCCACGCAGCTCTCACCTATGAAATTCACAGTCGCGTGCTCCAAGGGGGGCCCGATGGCAAGCCTGTTTCGGCAGTGGGTTGGCTCTGCTTTAACCAGTCGTGCCGAAAAATGCGTCTCATGTATATCAATGACGAAGGGGACCTGCACGTCCGCGTGGGTCCGGCCCTCCAGGGCCATCGGGGTCAGTTGCTAGCGATCCTCGCCCAGTGCAAGGTGAGCAGCGAGTATCCCATGCTAGTGGATGGCCATGAATTGAAAGTCAAAGACCTGATCAAGGAGGAAATGAGAACCTGCTATCCTCGCACGGAACTCACTTTTAAGCTGATCGGATTGATGCACTATCTTGACTCTAACACCCAATGGGTCAACGACCAGGGGATGCAGTGGGATATGCGAAAACTGGTCGCGGAGGAGCTCAAGCAGCCCATTCGAGGTGCTGCCTGCGGAGGCACCCACCGATTGTCGGGACTGACACTGGCCTACAAAGCTCGCGAGCAACGTGGCGAAAAGGTGGATGGGGAATACTATCAGGCGAAACGGTTCGTGACCCAACATCAGCTTTATGCGTATCGTATGCAAAACCGCGATGGCAGCTTCAGCACCAATTGGTTTCAGGGTCGAGAAGACCAGGATGACCCCGATCGCAAGCTGAAGACGACGGGCCATATCCTGGAATGGCTGCTTTATTCGGCGACGGACCGAGAATTGAAGAGTTCGCGGACCTCCAGAGCTGTCTACTTCCTCTCCAACCTGATGTACAGCAATCGCTATCGGGACTGGGAAGCTGGCCCGCTCGGCCATGCCCTCCATGCCCTAGTGGTTTACGACCGACTCATGTTCTCCAAGTACGATGAGCCAGGCAATGCACCCGTAGCAATCCGAGAGGCTCTGACGAAGTAGACTGGTAATGGAGCCGGTACTGGGTCACTTCGTCATTCCCGCACAGGCGGGAATCTAGTTTAAAACGGTTGCAATGAAGTTTTGGTGCTCCGCCTGCGCGGGGATGACTCGATTGGGGATGAATCCTTCACTCCAATGCTAACTTCGCAAAATTCTCCATTGAATGACGGGCCAGACTGCACTAAATTGCAGACTCTTGTAGTGGAGCCTCTTCCGCTACCGCATGTTTTGACCAAATTAGGGTGCGGTCTACCCCCAAGTGGCCGCGGAGAGAGTGGATGGCACCTTCGATCAAATTCACCGAGCAACTCCAGGTGTTTTGCGAAATCGCCAGCCGGATGGCCAAACACGAAGAAGCCGATGCCCTCCTGTTTTTGATCGAGGGGACAATTGACTGGCAGAAACTCCGAGACGCTACAGGCAAACACCATGTCATTCTGGCCAGCGACCGCAAACAGCACCTCTCCAAAGCCGAAGACTTTGACTTCGACACGGTCGAGCTCAACATCCCCGACAGCCCGGTCTACGAGCGGCTCACACAGGCCTTGCTCGAAAGCGTTGCCGACGATCTGTTGACCCCCGGGGCAACGGTCATCGCTCTCTACAGTGGCTTTGAAGTCGGGGTGATCGATTCGATGAGTGTGGTAAGTCTGGACGAGCATCTGGGCCGTCTGACCGTTCATGACCTACGGCAACTGGAAACGCGAGTACCGCTGGACACCCTCAAGACCACAGTGGACTTGGCCGTGGACATTGGCCGTGAAGGTCGCGAAGGGAAACCGGTCGGTACGTTGTTCGTCGTGGGCGACCATCGCAAGGTGCTCAAGCACTGTCACCCGCTGGGCTTCGACCCGGTGCGGGGCTACAACATCGACGATCGCCGTATGGAAGACACGAAAGTTCGCGAGTCGATTAAGGAGATCGCACAGCTCGATGGGGCATTTGTGGTCTCCTCGGATGGGACGATCATCTCAGCCTGCCAATACATCTCCGCCCCCGCTGCCGAGATTACGCTGAGCAAGGGCCTGGGCTCCCGTCACTGGGCCGCCGCCGCCATCAGCCGCGCAACCGGAGCAGTGGCCATTGCCGTGAGCGAATCCAACGGCACGGTGCGCCTCTTCCAAAACGGCGAAGTGATGCTCCGCATCGAACCCTTCCGCCGCGCGATGAAGTGGAAAGATTTTGAATACGACCCGCCGAGCGCGGGGGACTGAGCGGCACGGCGCTGTTGAGCAGGACTCGGCAGGCGCGTCGCGGCTAACAAACCGAGATTTCGCGAGAAAAACCCCTGTTTCCGTCTTCCCTCTAGCTTTTTTCTCTCTTGCTGCCAATAATCGTTAATGCGCTAACGAATTTTCCCCTTCCCCCTCGATTGGCCTTCCCGTGCTGGAATACGACTTTGAAGAGAGCCTCGGTTACTGGCTCGTGATGGCCCATCAGGCCTATATGCGGGCTTTCAACGAAGAACTTGCGCCGCAGGGGATCACGTATCGACAGGCCCAAGTACTCGCATGGCTTGCACTGGAAGGCCCGCTGGCACAAGCCGACCTGGCCAGTCGCATGTTGATCGAACCTCCCAGCCTGGTGGGGACTCTTGATCGGATGGAGGAGAGCGGGCTTATCGAACGACAAGCCTGTCCGAACGATGGTCGGAAAAAACTAGTCCACCCCCTCCCTGCGGCAGACGAACTATGGGAGCAAATTGTAGCGAGCGGCAGACGCATTCGTGCGCAGGCTTCAGCCGGTTTGTCAGATCGCGAACTTGCCATACTCAAGCGTCTCTTGGGCAAAGTTCGTGCGAATGTTTCTACCCAGTCCCCAGTGAAATGTGCAAGATGAATCAACACTTTGATCCCTGGTTGTCGAGCATTGCCCTGGCACTCTGCCTAGTTGGTCTTGGTCAGCCTGCTACTGCTCAGCCCCCTGGCGGAGAACCACCCCCGTCAATCATTGTTGCCGCGCCGGTCGTGGAGCAATCTGTGGCAGCGGAGCAAACGTTTGTAGGAACGGTAACACCGAGGCGCATTGCCACGATTGGTAGTGCGGTGAGCGGCCGTGTAGTTGAAGTCCCCTTCGAGGAGGGAGACCGAATCGAAGCCAAACAACCTTTGGCTCAACTGCTGACTGACACGATCACGCTTGAAGTCGCGGGAGCCGAAGCCGAATTGCGTTTACGAAAAGAACAGCTGGCGGAATTGGAGAATGGGAGTCGCCCCGAAGAAATCGCCCAAGCCGAGGCGCGGATGGCTGCCGCGGCGGCTCGGCAAGATTTTCTTGACGGCCGCTACGCCCGGATGCAGAGCTTGCGCAACACCCGTGGTGCAGTGACAGAGGAAGAAGTCGAAGAAGCCAAAAGCCAGTCACTCGAAGGCCAACAGATTTATGCCGAGATGCTGGCGGCATACGATCTGGCCGTGGCAGGGCCTCGTGAAGAAGTCATCGCTCAGGCACGTGCCCAGGTTGCGATCCAAGAAGCCCTCGTTGAAAAACTTAGCGACCAGCTCCAAAAGCATACGATCATATCTCGGTTTCCCGGGTATGTGACTCAGAAACTCTCCGAAGCGGGTCAGTGGGTCAATCAGGGAGATCCGGTTGCCGAAGTCGTTGGCATCGATGAGGTCGATGTCGTGGTGCAGGTAGTCGAAGGCGATATTTCCTTCGTTCGTCCAGGACAGGAAGTGCGCGTGGAGATCCCGGCGATCCCCGATCATGAATTTTTCGGCAAAGTCGTGGCCACGATTCCTCAAGGCGATGTCCGTGCCCGCACCTTCGCTGTGAAAATTCGCGTGCTGAATGAAATCAGCGAGGACGGCCCGTTGATCCTTGCTGGAATGTATGCCCGCGCCGCCCTACCCGTCGCTAAGACACTCCAGGCCATTCTGGTCCCCAAAGATGCCGTCGTATTAGGTGGGCCCCAACCTATCATCGCTGTCATCGAAGGAGCAACGTCCAAGGGTGAAACGGGGACACCGGTTACGGTGCCAGTGCAACTTGGAACGTCGCAAGGAAACTTGATTCAAGTGACGGGAAACGTAAAACCGGGCCAGATGGTCGTTGTCCAAGGAAACGAACGACTCCGCCCGGGACAGAAGGTGGTAATTGGAGGTATCGCGGGGGAGGAGAAATAGGCCGCGGATGAACGCGGATTTGGCTGATTGACGTGGATTGTTGGTATTAATGACTAAGGCTTCGAATTTCAAATCTGCGTATATCCGTTTAATCAGCGTTCATCGGCGTCCCATTTCTTTCCAAGCACTTGTGTTCGTAAAAGTCGAATCGCACGAGACCATTCATGCAACTGGTTGAATCCTTTGTTCGCAATCCTGTAAAAATCTCCGTGGGAGTGCTGTTGACGGCCCTCTTTGGGACGATTGCGCTCACTCGGCTTCCCTTGCAACTGACTCCGGAGGTCGATACGCCGACGATTACGATCACGACCCGCTGGCCAGGGGCTAGCCCGAAAGAGGTCGAACAGGAAATCATTGTCGAGCAGGAAGAACAGCTCAAAGGGGTCGAGGGTTCCAGCAAACTCTCCTCGGAAAGCTCCGACTCGCAGGGAGTGATAACGCTGGAGTTCAACGTGGGCACCGACATGGATCAGGCCCTGTTGAAGGTGAATAGCCGGCTGAACCAAGTCCGTGAGTATCCCGAGGATGCCGACCAGCCAATCATCACGACCGCGAATTCATCGAACTCGCCGATTGCGTGGTTCATTCTTGGCTTGAAACCCCCTTCAGCAGAGGAAATAAGGGCTTTTGCCGCCGATCATCCGGCAATCAAACAGGAACTTGAGCGTTGTGCACAGACTAGCAATCCAGGACTGCTACTCCACCGACTACGCTCGCTGGCTTTGGAGCATCCTGAGGTAAGCGAGTTGCTACCGCCACCAGATTTGGATCCTACCAAGCTAAGGCGCTTTGCCGAGGATGAAATTGAAGCACGTTTCGAGCGCGTGGCGGGTGTTTCCCAGTCGAACGTGATTGGCGGGCTGGAAGACGAGATGCAGATTGTCGTCGATCCAGAAAAACTGGCAGCCCGACAGATCACGCTCACCCAGATGCGAGATGTACTGCGGAGCCAAAATAAAGACACCTCGGCAGGCGATTTCTACGAAGGGAAACGCCGCTGGGTAGTGCGCTCGCTGGGCGAGTTTCGCACGCCAGAGCAGGTTGAAAACCAGTTGCTCGCGGTTCGCGATGGGGCTCCTGTCTTCGTCCGCGACGTGGCGACTGTCCATTTGGGATACAAGAAGCCTGACGGCGTAGTGCGACGTTACGGTGGTTCGAGCATCGCCGTGAACTGTATACGTGAAACGGGTGCCAATGTTCTCGACATCATGGCTGACCTTCGTGTTGTGACTCAAGAATTGAATCGCGACATTCTCAACCCGAAGGGCTTGATGCTTGGCCAGGTGTACGACGAAACCGAGTACATCAATTCGTCGGTTAACTTGGTGCAAGAAAACATCTTCCTAGGTGGTGCGTTGACGATGATCGTGCTGATGTCGTTTTTGCACCTGGGCTATCGCACCCTTCTCGTGATCCCGGCCATTTTGGCGACTTCGTTGGCGGCTGTGTATCTCTCACCCTGGTGGTTTGCGTTGTGCTTGGCACTGATCATCGGCAGCGGCTTCTGGTTTGCCCGAGGGGCGCTCGTAGTGGGTTTGGCTATTCCCATCAGTATCATCGGCACGTTCTTGGTATTGGGCATGTTGGGCCGCTCGCTCAACGTGATTAGTCTCGCCGGCCTGGCGTTCGCCGTCGGAATGTTGGTCGATAATGCTATCGTGGTGCTCGAGAACATCTACCGCCGCTATTCGCTCGGCGAGTCTCCTGTGGAAGCTGCCGCGAACGGAACCGAGGAAGTCTGGGGGGCCGTCGTTTCTTCGACGCTCACGACGATCGCCGTTTTTCTTCCCGTGGTTTTCATCCAGGAAGAAGCGGGGCAACTTTTCCGTGACATTGCGTTGGCAATCAGTGCGGCAGTGGCACTCTCGCTGTTGGTGTCCGTGACGGTGATACCAACGGCTGCTTCGCGCTTGTTTCAAAAAAGGCGTGAGGAGTCGCCGCGCGATCCAATAAACAATGGCGCGCTTGATAACACGCCAATATCGCCTAAGAAACAGGTGGCCGTTGTACGCTTGATTAATGCGCTTGGTGCCAAGTTCAACGGATTCATCGTCGGATTAAACCGTTGGATTCAGGGGAGTCTCCTTCGCCAGATCGTGACAATCGTTCTGTTGATTTCCTTCGCCCTCGGTCTCAGTTGGCAGCTTTGGCCGCGAGTTGAATACCTCCCCAGCGGCAACCGGAATCTTGTCTTCGGCATTATCCTTCCTCCTCCTGGTTACAACATCGATCAATTAATGTCGCTTGGCGAGATCGTAGAGTCCGAGTTGCAACCGTATTGGGACGTCGACGAGGATTTCGATGACAGCAATTCGGAAGTTCCCACAATTGCCGATTTCTTCTTCGTCGTACGTGGTCGCTCCGTTTTCCTGGGATTGCGCGCCAAAGACCCGCTACGAGCTGGCGAGTTTGTGCCGCTGATTTTTCAGGTTGGCAAGAAGCTTCCCGGCGCGATCGCCGTTGCCAAACAATCGAGTCTCTTTGAACAAGGTCTTGCCGCGGGGCGCACGATCGATATCGAGATCACGGGACCAGAAGTTGAAAAGCTTGTGCAACTCGGTGGACAAATCTTTGGCCAAGTCATGGGAATGATCCCCAACGTACAAGCCCAGCCGAAGCCCAGCCTCGATCTTTCTAGCCCCGAAGTACATATCAAACCACGTTTATTGCAAGCCGCCGAGATGCAGGTAAGCTCTTCCGAACTCGGCTTCACTGTGGATGCGCTGGTGGATGGTGCGTATGTGAGTGACTACTTCCTCGAAGGCAAGAAAATCGACCTCACTCTCAAGGGGGAGGACAAGTATGCCGACCGCACGCAGTTGGTCGGCGCGGTCCCCATTGCAACTCCGTTGGGGCAATTGATTCCACTCAATGCGCTAGCCGATGTAACGCTAGCCAGTGGCCCCGAACAACTCAATCATCGCGAACGGGTGCGCGCGATCACAATCTCTGCGTCACCCCCTCCAGAAATGCCTTTAGAAGAGGCGATGACGATCATCCAGACACAGATCGTGCAGCCGATGCGTGAAGGGAATCAACTCGACGGGGGCTATCGCATCGCCCTGGAGGGAACCGCCGACAAGCTCCGAGAAACGTGGCTGGCACTTCGCGAGAATATCATCATCGCCCTGCTGATTACTTACCTGTTGATGGCGGCCCTGTTTGAATCGTGGCTCTATCCGTTTGTGATTATCCTGAGCGTGCCCCTGGGGGCAGTCGGCGGGATTCTTGCCCTGCATGTTCTCAACTACTTCGTGCTTCAACCGCTTGACGTGCTGACGATGCTTGGCTTTGTGGTCCTTATCGGCACTGTGGTGAACAACCCAATCCTGATCGTGCACCAAGCGCTCAACCATATCCGGTTGGATGGCATGACTCCGCGAGATGCTGTGCTCGAAAGTGTCCGCACGCGAATTCGCCCAATCTTCATGACGACAACCACCACGACACTTGGCTTGTTGCCCCTGGTCGTTTTCCCCGGGGCAGGTAGCGAACTCTATCGTGGCCTGGGTAGCGTCGTGCTGGGGGGACTGATTTCTTCTACCTTGTTTACACTGATTCTCGTGCCGACACTCTTTACGGTTACCTTATCGGCAAAACAGTTGGTCACCCGCGGCGAGAAAGGCGAGGATTTGGCGGATGAGGTCGAAGAGCTTCCGCCTCAGTCCGCAGCAGTGGAGGACGAGTTGGAAGTCGGGGCTGGAGCAAATTAATAACTTGCATTTCCGTTGTGTCCCAATCGGCTCAAATAGACCAACCCGCCAAGCATTCCCAACAGCAATGTGCCGGGTTCCGGTATGGTAGCGACACGAAAGCCGACGGTGCTGCTTTCGAGCGATGCAGCGAAAACGCGGAAACTGGAAAACCGCATGTCGCTATTAAAATGATTCCACGATCCGCCGCGGGCGACGCGATCTGAGACGTTAAAAAGCATCTCGGTCCATTCAAACACATTGCCTGCCTGGTCTTTTGTACCATAAGGGCCTACCGTAATCGGATACTCTCCCACATCAGTCATCGGATAGGTTGGTCCACGGGTGTATCCTCCACTGTTGTTGACGTGATTGGCTGAATTGCCGATATCCGAAGTCGGCAACAGATTGTTTGGCGGGGTATCGCTCTGCGTGGGGTAGTCCCAGTAGTTGCCGGTCACGCCATCATTCTTGTGGTAGGCTGACTTGTACCACTCGTCCTCACTGGGAAGAAACCATCGGGCACCAGCGTTGCGTGTGATGCTGGCCCCGTTGGACGGAATTGGTGTGCCCCCTAGTAGCGTATAGGCACCCGTTTCTGTGTTACCACTACCTTGACCATTGTGTAGCCAGTTCGTGAAGCGAATGGAGTCGTACCACGACACATACATGACGGGTTTCTTGGCATAATCATACGCGCCAGATTGGCCGGGCGACTTGACGGAATAGGAATAACTGCCGGAGGAGCCGCTGCGTAAGATTCCTCCCTTCAATTCTGTCGACATCTCTGTCCTGTAAAGGCCGTAGGGATCCGATGCAGCGACGGCATTGAGAAATTCTACATATTGGGTATTGGTAACTTCCTTGGTGGCAATGCGGAAATACTTGGCAACTGATCCGCGGCCATTCGCATCAGGTGGATTATTCACATTGCCAACCAATGCCGTATCAATGGTCGCAGCTTGCGAAGATGCGGTCATCACCAGTAAGCAGTAAGTAGCCAGCCAGTGCACGGGTCCTGTAATGCTCATCAGCCATACCTTTCGAAGAGAGTTGTCAATCAACGCAGGAGATTTCTCAACAACTATTTACTTTACCAAGCGGGCAATTCCTCAGCCCACAATCGAAAAAAGCCACTGTTACTCTGCACTTTTCGCGCAGACCATCAGTGGCTCTTCAAGTGGCTCGAATTGTTGATAAACACATTAGCGTTCCCCCCAGAAGCGAACCGAGACAAGCTACATGATAAACTCTCTCTCAACCGAAAACAAGTCGATTGAACTCTGTTTAGCAATCCACACGCGTGCTGAAGCAGCAGAGAAATCTGGTTATCTTAAATATCGGTTCTAAAAAAAACCGCGATCGGCAGTCGCGGCTTTATGTCGGAGAGTATTGTTAGTTCATACTTAACGCTGAGCCGGATGCCTGGGACAGTAGCACTGGCGAATACTCTAAACCTTTTAAGAGCCGCGATACGGCATCGTACTCGGCTCGAACTGTGGGGACCTTGTCTCCGCCGCGGGCGAGCATTTCTTTGTAGAGAGTATCGCGGAACTGGTCGCACGCCTGAGAGAGTTTGGTTCGTTCTATCTCAGGTACATAGCTACCATAGGCAGCGATGCGAGCCATCACGCGTTCCACTTCCTGGCGATGCCGGGCGAATCGGGGGCTGGCAGCCATAGTAGGCCAGTAGACGGTTCCCGTTTCCCAATCCAGGTCGAAGTCGGTCAACTGGTATTCAAGCGCTTCTTGCAGTTCCAACATTCTATTCACCTGGCGCAACTCAAGCGTATGGAGTTTGCGTGCGATTCGGTCAGAATGGTAGTGATCTCGACGAGTATCTTTGACAGCAAAAGCCGTTCTCACATGCTTCACTTTGTTGTCGAGATACTTGGAATAGGCATCTTCGCCTATGGATGCGGCTTGGGCACTCTCAAGTTCATAGTTACCTAAAGCCTGAACCAAGACGGCACTCCCCCGTAGCACTCCCTCGGCATACGTCGAGGAATGCCGGTGAAATGCCTCGGGAGGTGCGTAGGGAAACGAGGCATTGGTACTCGGCGAGAGGTGTTCAGTACTCTCTTGGGCCTCGCCGGAGTTGGTGAGTAGAATAGACGTAAGTGTGGCGGCTAGTAGGGAAAGTGTGTTTCGCATGACGGTTCTCCTGTTTTTTGGCGTTGAACGGAGCAATACTTGGCGTCTCACCCTATTAAGCGTAGAAGGCGTTCGAGAGAGACAAACTTTTTTCAGAATTTTCTCCACTCGCGGCAATAGTGCTTAAAACTCGAGGGAAATTGCAACAAACTCTTCTTTCGCTCATCTTTTCGATTTATCATGTGCCAGTGGCGAGTCGGACGCTTCAGCATCTGGCAGGACCAGCACCCGGCAAAATTGCGACCTTTGGAAGCCTAGGCGAATGTCCGATACCCCTTCGGAAGTAACTGTTCTGATCCGCCGCGCCCAGGAGGGGGATCCGGACGCCGGTCCGCAACTATTGGAGGCTGTCTACCAAAAGCTGCATCAGATGGCCGAGAAGAAATTGGCCCAAGAGCAAGAGGGCATTACCCTACAGGCAACCGTTCTGGTCCACGATGCTTATCTCCAGTTGGTCCGGGCGGGCGAAGCGAATAACCTAAACGACCGTAAGCATTTCTACATCGTGGCCGCCAAGGTGATGCGGCGAATGTTGATCGATCGGGCACGCAGCAGACGAGCCCTCAAGCGGGGTGGTCACGATTGGAAACGTTCTGCCGTAGAAGTCGACCACGTCGCAGATTCGGGGGACAACACCGACGTTCTTGCATTGCATGAAGCACTCAAGAAGCTGGCCCTGCTCGATCCTCGGCAAGCAGAGATTGTTGAAATGCGGTATTTTGGAGGTTATTCGGTCGAAGAGACTGCAGATCTGCTGGGAGTCTCTAGCAGCACAGTGAAACAAGACTTTGCCTCGGCGAAGGCTTGGCTCTATCGCGAATTGACACGAGGTTGATGATGCCAGACACGCGCTGGGATGAAGTCAAACAGCTTTTCAACGAGGTGGTATCGCTTGCTCCACAGGATCGCAAAGTGTTTCTTGAAGAACTAGCCCAGAGATCCTCCCACTTGCATCAAGAAGTGGTTGCCCTGTTGACCTCGCATGAAGCAGCCGACAAAGGGAGTTTTCTTAAGAGCCTCAAGCACAAGAATTCAGCCGACTTGGAAGAGACCATCAGCCTGGCTAACCTCCCTACACTGGATAAGAACGGAGAGGGCGAAGATGCTCTCTCGATGAACACGATGTCCACAGCAGCACCTATCGAGGAGTCTTCCTACATTGGTGAACTTGGCGACTATAGTCTCATCGAACAACTCGGTCGCGGCGGAATGGGGGTCGTATATAAGGCTTATCAGAAAAAACTCCGCCGCACGGTTGCCTTGAAAGTGATCGGTTCGGGAAGCCTGTGTGCTCCCGAGGACATTGCCCGCTTCCACATCGAAGCCGAGGCCGCCGCTCGACTCAACCATCCGGGCATCGTACCCGTCTACGACGTAGGAGAGCACGAGGGAACCCACTACTACTCGATGGAATGTGTCGAGGGGGATAGTCTGGCAAAGTATGTTGGTGCCAACAATCCGCGACTCGATCCCCGGCGTGTCACCCAGATGATTGAGAAAGTTTGTCGCGCAGTGCAATACGCCCACGATCGTGCCGTGATTCATCGCGACCTGAAACCAGCCAACATCATGGTCGACAAGGAAGGGCAGCCTCGCTTGACGGATTTCGGACTGGCCAAGGTCCTGCAGGAAGAGGAAGGCCTCACCATGACGGGCCAAGTGATGGGGACACCCAACTACATGGCCCCAGAGCAGGCGAAGGGGCAAGTCGACCAGATCTCGAACCGCACTGATGTCTACTCCTTGGGGGCGACATTGTATGCCCTGCTCTCCGGTGCACCACCATTCGTGGGCAAGAACTTGATGGAGACGCTTCGCAAAGTAGAAAGTGCCGCACCCGAGCCACTCAGCTTCCACGGCTCTCCGGTGCCACTCGACCTGTGGACGATCTGCGAGAAGAGCCTCGCCAAGCGGCCTGAGGATCGCTACGAATCAGCAGGTGCCATGGCGGATGATCTCGAGCGTTATCTTTCAGGATTCCCCATCGCTGCCAGGGCTGTCGGACCTTGGATGCGATTCTATCGTTGGTGTCAACGAAACACGCTCGTCGCTGCGTTGATAGGCGCTGTGATGGGCACGATGCTTGTCGCCACGATCGTCTCGATCAGTTTTGCCATCCAAACCAAGTCAGCACTCCGCAGGGCGGAATATAATCGCGGGCAGCTGGAAAGAGCTTTAGACGACGCTTTTATCTCAGTCAGTGAAAACGATCTCTCTGACGAACCTGGCACCCAACAGGTCCGTCGCAGACTGCTCACCATCGCAGAGAAGTATTACGATGAGCTCAGTAGCACCGACCAGATTTCACCAGCCTATGTAGCCAATGCGGCATACCTGCTGGGCAGAGTCCAGTCCTCACTCGGCATGGACGAAGAAGCCGAACAGTCTTTCAAGAAAGCGATCTCTTCGCAAACCGGCCTGGCGCATAAACCAGCAAGCACAATCGATTCCCGGATGGCACTTGCCGCAACTTATAATGAGTTGGCCAAACTAGGAGAAAAGGCCTGGAATGTTCGGCTCGACGAAGCGAATGAAGTTGCCCAAGCTGGCCTGCACTCATGGCGCGAGCATTCCCAGAATTGTCTCGATTGCCGTACTCAGGCGCTGGCAGAGTCCCCCAACCGACGCGACCTGAAGAGACTCGAGGCCAACGCCAAGATGAATCTGGGTTTGAGCCATGTCGCCCAGGGTCGCGAGAATCCGCAGGGCACCGACTTCGCCGAGGCCGAGCGACTTCTGCAAGAAGCTAACGAAACCTTCCGCGAGCTAAACGAGCAAGCGGAGAATGATCCACTCGTACAAAAGGATCTTGCCCGTGGGTTGGCGGCGTTGGCCCGCCTGCGCGATGCCGAAGCAGAGGCTCTGGCGAATTCAGATCCAGAAGCCTACGAATCACTACTCCGCAAATCTCTGGAACTCCGCTCCCAAGCAGCCGAAACAATAGCCTCGCTTCCAGTCGAATCGGTATCCGCCGAGACTCAGATGATGTTGGCCACAAGCTATCAGCTCTGTGGCGAAAGCCACGTGCAGTTGG contains:
- a CDS encoding DNA integrity scanning protein DisA nucleotide-binding domain protein, with protein sequence MAPSIKFTEQLQVFCEIASRMAKHEEADALLFLIEGTIDWQKLRDATGKHHVILASDRKQHLSKAEDFDFDTVELNIPDSPVYERLTQALLESVADDLLTPGATVIALYSGFEVGVIDSMSVVSLDEHLGRLTVHDLRQLETRVPLDTLKTTVDLAVDIGREGREGKPVGTLFVVGDHRKVLKHCHPLGFDPVRGYNIDDRRMEDTKVRESIKEIAQLDGAFVVSSDGTIISACQYISAPAAEITLSKGLGSRHWAAAAISRATGAVAIAVSESNGTVRLFQNGEVMLRIEPFRRAMKWKDFEYDPPSAGD
- a CDS encoding MarR family winged helix-turn-helix transcriptional regulator translates to MLEYDFEESLGYWLVMAHQAYMRAFNEELAPQGITYRQAQVLAWLALEGPLAQADLASRMLIEPPSLVGTLDRMEESGLIERQACPNDGRKKLVHPLPAADELWEQIVASGRRIRAQASAGLSDRELAILKRLLGKVRANVSTQSPVKCAR
- a CDS encoding efflux RND transporter periplasmic adaptor subunit — translated: MNQHFDPWLSSIALALCLVGLGQPATAQPPGGEPPPSIIVAAPVVEQSVAAEQTFVGTVTPRRIATIGSAVSGRVVEVPFEEGDRIEAKQPLAQLLTDTITLEVAGAEAELRLRKEQLAELENGSRPEEIAQAEARMAAAAARQDFLDGRYARMQSLRNTRGAVTEEEVEEAKSQSLEGQQIYAEMLAAYDLAVAGPREEVIAQARAQVAIQEALVEKLSDQLQKHTIISRFPGYVTQKLSEAGQWVNQGDPVAEVVGIDEVDVVVQVVEGDISFVRPGQEVRVEIPAIPDHEFFGKVVATIPQGDVRARTFAVKIRVLNEISEDGPLILAGMYARAALPVAKTLQAILVPKDAVVLGGPQPIIAVIEGATSKGETGTPVTVPVQLGTSQGNLIQVTGNVKPGQMVVVQGNERLRPGQKVVIGGIAGEEK
- a CDS encoding efflux RND transporter permease subunit translates to MQLVESFVRNPVKISVGVLLTALFGTIALTRLPLQLTPEVDTPTITITTRWPGASPKEVEQEIIVEQEEQLKGVEGSSKLSSESSDSQGVITLEFNVGTDMDQALLKVNSRLNQVREYPEDADQPIITTANSSNSPIAWFILGLKPPSAEEIRAFAADHPAIKQELERCAQTSNPGLLLHRLRSLALEHPEVSELLPPPDLDPTKLRRFAEDEIEARFERVAGVSQSNVIGGLEDEMQIVVDPEKLAARQITLTQMRDVLRSQNKDTSAGDFYEGKRRWVVRSLGEFRTPEQVENQLLAVRDGAPVFVRDVATVHLGYKKPDGVVRRYGGSSIAVNCIRETGANVLDIMADLRVVTQELNRDILNPKGLMLGQVYDETEYINSSVNLVQENIFLGGALTMIVLMSFLHLGYRTLLVIPAILATSLAAVYLSPWWFALCLALIIGSGFWFARGALVVGLAIPISIIGTFLVLGMLGRSLNVISLAGLAFAVGMLVDNAIVVLENIYRRYSLGESPVEAAANGTEEVWGAVVSSTLTTIAVFLPVVFIQEEAGQLFRDIALAISAAVALSLLVSVTVIPTAASRLFQKRREESPRDPINNGALDNTPISPKKQVAVVRLINALGAKFNGFIVGLNRWIQGSLLRQIVTIVLLISFALGLSWQLWPRVEYLPSGNRNLVFGIILPPPGYNIDQLMSLGEIVESELQPYWDVDEDFDDSNSEVPTIADFFFVVRGRSVFLGLRAKDPLRAGEFVPLIFQVGKKLPGAIAVAKQSSLFEQGLAAGRTIDIEITGPEVEKLVQLGGQIFGQVMGMIPNVQAQPKPSLDLSSPEVHIKPRLLQAAEMQVSSSELGFTVDALVDGAYVSDYFLEGKKIDLTLKGEDKYADRTQLVGAVPIATPLGQLIPLNALADVTLASGPEQLNHRERVRAITISASPPPEMPLEEAMTIIQTQIVQPMREGNQLDGGYRIALEGTADKLRETWLALRENIIIALLITYLLMAALFESWLYPFVIILSVPLGAVGGILALHVLNYFVLQPLDVLTMLGFVVLIGTVVNNPILIVHQALNHIRLDGMTPRDAVLESVRTRIRPIFMTTTTTTLGLLPLVVFPGAGSELYRGLGSVVLGGLISSTLFTLILVPTLFTVTLSAKQLVTRGEKGEDLADEVEELPPQSAAVEDELEVGAGAN